One Heyndrickxia oleronia genomic window, AAAAATGAAAAAAAAATCCGAAATTTTGTCGTTTCTGACAAAACTCCGGATATAACCAATGATGGCTTGAATGTTTAAAAAATGTCATTGTTAATTAATCGATAAATCATACAAGCGATATACACATCATAAAATTCAGAATACATCGTTACATCATTTCCGATCTGTTCACTAATCTTTTTGATCCGATATTTCACTGTATTTTTATGAATATATAAAAGCTTTCCACATGTATCAAAATTTCCATTTGCATCTAAGAGGAAGGTCATCAAAGTTCTCATAGATTCTTCATCATTTAGAATAGGAGAAATAACTGAAAAACATTCTTCAATCATTTCTTCTCCCTGCTTACTGAAGTCAATGGCACGCTTCATTGACCGAACCTCTGCAGCTGTATACAGTTTTCTCTTAGGATAGATTGAATGTACTTTTTTTCCTACTTGATTGACCAATTGATACATACGACGAACATCAGTTGTATGTCTCATTTTTGGAGAATAGACTATTTCCGACAGTTGAGAGAAGTAATTCGTCGTTTCGATAAACTCACTAGCAATGTCAAACTCATTGTATTTATATAAGCAATTTCCTAGAAGGACTACAATACATTGATCGATGTTTTGAATTACTCTCGTTTTATAATATTTCGAAAGCTGCTCTTCCAGCTCTTCTCTAATCTCCCGTTCTTCCGACAAATCGTTTATATAAACTAACCACATCATTTGAATAGCGGAGACATCAATATGAAGCTTCTTTGCTAATCTACGCATTTTTTCACTTTCATCATTAATAATCGCTTTTACCAAGGCATACTCGCTCACTTCATCATGCTTGTCTCCCCATAAATTGATTGCAACTTGTACGATTTCACTGATTTTTTCTATAATTTTCGCCTGCAATCTCGTATTCTCTTTAATAAGAAATAGATGAAGCATCTCTCCATTTTTTTGATGAATACTTTTATGTTCTACAAAACCATTGGGAACCGTTCTTTCTAATTCTTGTGTCCCCTTGCCCCCATTCAGATCCGATCGAGTATATTCTTGAATGATTTCCGACACGTCTAAAGAAGAATTACGCGGCCACATTACTTGATTCACAATCTCAAAATTGGTATTTGTCAAAAGGATATTCGCCTTCAGACGATCCGATAACATTTTAAGTGTGATTTCCACACTCTGCAGATGTTCTGGCAACAAGGAAACCTTTTCTAGTGTCTCCTTAACAAAATGATCATTCACAGCTTGATTACTTACAATCGATTCCATTACTTCATAAATCACTTCATTATAACGAAGTGAATAATCGTTTTTCGGCATACAAATGATTATAAAGCCCTGGGAATCTGCTAATTGCAGAACTTCATCAGGTATCTCTGGCAGGACGATTCCCACATAATATAAGATAAGCCCTAATTCCCCTAGATCATGTAAGTGCTGAATCGCTTCACATTGTTTTTCAACACTATCTCTAATTGAATAAAATGAGCTAATAACTAGTTCTTCCGCGTACCACTCATCCTGAACAGATTGAATAATCTGAGAGAAAAAATCTACATTTGAAACTTCTAACACGGATAAAGAGGAGACGGTTCGATTAAGATTATTTTTACCGGTCAACACTTCTGCCCCTCTAAATGATGGCAATTGTAGCAAATCTTTTACCGTTACCCCATTTCTTTTCACCCCACTTCATTTTCACTTTTTATATGCTAATGGAATATGAATCAATCGGAACTGTTTTATATCCATATTCATCCTTTAGTAAAATTAAATATTCTACAATAATTTTACATCTTTAATTAGTGCTTCAATATCCTCTAATTTAGTTGCCCAGCTTGTACAGAAACGGGTAATCGTATAATTTTCATCTAACTTACCCCATACCTCAAAACCATAATTCTTTCTAAGGACATCCATTTGTGTATTTGTTAAAATTGGAAATTGTTGATTCGCTAGCGAGTTCCCGTAAAGCTCGATTCCTTTTTCTTCAAATGCCTGCCGCAATTTTAATGCGTACTCTACAGCACTTCCACAAATTTTTAAATATAGCTCGTCTTCAAAGAGTGTACCAAACTGAATCCCTAATAGCCTTCCTTTTGCAAGTACACCACCACGTTGTTTCATAATATAGCGGAAGTCTCTTTTTAATGGATTGGAACTAATCACAACCGCTTCACCAAAAAGCGCCCCACATTTTGTGCCACCAATATAAAAGACGTCACATAAATGAGCGATATCCTTAAGTGTTACATCATTATATGGACTTGTAAGACCATAACCCAACCTAGCACCGTCTAAAAATAATGGAAGATTCAAATCTCTACACACCTTACTTAATGATTCCAATTCAGCTTTCGTATACAAGGTACCCATTTCAGTAGGATTAGAGATGTACACCATCCCAGGCTGTACAACCGCTTCACGAATTGGACTATTCCAATGTGCATAGTACAATTCTTCTACTTGTTCAGCCCGAATCTTCCCATCCTCGCTAGGAAGTGTAAGTACTTTATGTCCGGTAGCCTCGATTGCCCCCGCTTCATTTGTGGATATATGCCCAGAAATAGCACTCACTACTCCCTGATGTGGGCGCAATATAGATGCAATAATAATAGAATTGGCCTGTGTTCCTCCTACCAAAAAATGCACATCTATATCTTCTTTATTACAGGCAGCCTTTATTTTAAAAATAGCATCCTTCGAATACTCATCATTCCCATATCCTGAAGATTGCCTAAAATTCGTCTCTACTAATTTTTCTAAAATTTTCGGATGGCACCCTTCCAAATAATCACTTTGAAAATTTATCACTTACCATTCACCCCTAAAATTACTTTTTTTAAGAATATACTGATTCTCAAATTCTACTACTTTGACGTACTAAAATGCAAAAGGTGGGACAGGGGGTCAGGTCCAGTGTCCCAGTCTAGGTGTAGTAATTCCCACGAAATTCACCTAATTCTCATGTATTTACTAATTTATCTCATAAAAATGTATTCATCCTATTTAATAGAAAAGGCCCATCAAAAGATGGACCTATTTCAAAATTAAATTTTTCTGCATAAGTATTTGTGGTGGTGGGACAGTAAACCTGACCCTCTGTCCCGCCTTATGTCGTGTGGTACTCCCTTCTTTTCCATGCAAACGAAATCCCAACTCCAACAGCTAATAGGACAGTTGCAAAATAAAAAGGGTAGTTTAAATTAAAATCAAATAATATTCCGCCTATTATTGGTCCAATGACATTACCAATGCTAGTGAACATGGAGTTCATTCCACCGACAAAACCTTGCTCATCACCGGCAATTTTTGATAAATATGTGGTTACAGCCGGACGCATCAAATCAAATCCAACAAATACAGTGACTGTAACAAGTAAGATGGTAAAATAGGTATTCACGATTGTTACTAAAAATACAAGAATTGCCGAGATAATTAGGCAGTAACGAATTAAACGAATTTCTCCCAGCCATTTCGTTAGACGATCAAATAAACCAACTTGAAAAATCGCCCCAACTATCCCACCACCTGTTACTACTATCGCAATATCCTTCGGTGAAAAACCGAATTTATGATCGACAAATAATGAAAACAGCGATTCAAAGGAAGCTAAACCAAATGAAAAAATAAAAATGATGATAAAAGATATAAGATAGATCGGTACAAAAATACGTTTCCACCCTTTGTTTTGTCCTGTTTCCTCTTCCTTTTCAGAATTTCTTTCCGGTTCATGAAGTACAGTGATCGATATGATAGCCGTTACTACTGCAAAACCTGCAGCAAAGAAGAACGGCAGGCGGGTACCAATCTCTCCTAAAAAGCCACCCAGTCCAGGTCCGATAATAAAACCTGTCGAAATAGCGGCAGACATATACCCCATCGCTTTTGAGCGTCCCTTAACCGTCGTTATATCTGCAATAAACGCTGTAACTGCCGGCATAATGAATGCCGCACTGACACCGCCAAGCATACGTGAAATAAAAAGTACCTCAATTGTTTTCCCAATCCCAAATAAGAACTCCGAGATTCCAAAAATGATTAAACCGATAATAATCATTCTTTTTCTCCCAAAGCGGTCTACCCAACGACCAGCAATTGGTGACAAAATTAACTGTGTAAGAGCAAAAAATGCTACCATATAGCCGACAACAGATCCGGAAATATGTAACTCATTCATGATTGTAGGAGTAACTGGAATAACAAGACCAATTCCTAAGAAGACAATGAATAGATTGATTAATAATATGGCTAACATTATGTTTCGATTTTGCATATCTCTTTACTCCTTCTATGTAAGCTTAAATATCTTGTTCAAATTATCTCCATTTATTCAAATAATAGATATAGCACCTCACGATTAAAAAATCCTCCTATTTACCCTTTTAGAAAAGTTCCTTTATAAGGATAAATGTTCAACACTTATCCTACAATTGCGTAATTCCATAATACAAATTTATTATAGTTCAACGTGTGCAGTCCTGTGTTACTTACTAAGCCAGTGGAAATTGAGCTATCTTTATCCCTAAAAATGTATTTTAC contains:
- a CDS encoding PucR family transcriptional regulator, whose protein sequence is MKRNGVTVKDLLQLPSFRGAEVLTGKNNLNRTVSSLSVLEVSNVDFFSQIIQSVQDEWYAEELVISSFYSIRDSVEKQCEAIQHLHDLGELGLILYYVGIVLPEIPDEVLQLADSQGFIIICMPKNDYSLRYNEVIYEVMESIVSNQAVNDHFVKETLEKVSLLPEHLQSVEITLKMLSDRLKANILLTNTNFEIVNQVMWPRNSSLDVSEIIQEYTRSDLNGGKGTQELERTVPNGFVEHKSIHQKNGEMLHLFLIKENTRLQAKIIEKISEIVQVAINLWGDKHDEVSEYALVKAIINDESEKMRRLAKKLHIDVSAIQMMWLVYINDLSEEREIREELEEQLSKYYKTRVIQNIDQCIVVLLGNCLYKYNEFDIASEFIETTNYFSQLSEIVYSPKMRHTTDVRRMYQLVNQVGKKVHSIYPKRKLYTAAEVRSMKRAIDFSKQGEEMIEECFSVISPILNDEESMRTLMTFLLDANGNFDTCGKLLYIHKNTVKYRIKKISEQIGNDVTMYSEFYDVYIACMIYRLINNDIF
- a CDS encoding threonine aldolase family protein, with translation MINFQSDYLEGCHPKILEKLVETNFRQSSGYGNDEYSKDAIFKIKAACNKEDIDVHFLVGGTQANSIIIASILRPHQGVVSAISGHISTNEAGAIEATGHKVLTLPSEDGKIRAEQVEELYYAHWNSPIREAVVQPGMVYISNPTEMGTLYTKAELESLSKVCRDLNLPLFLDGARLGYGLTSPYNDVTLKDIAHLCDVFYIGGTKCGALFGEAVVISSNPLKRDFRYIMKQRGGVLAKGRLLGIQFGTLFEDELYLKICGSAVEYALKLRQAFEEKGIELYGNSLANQQFPILTNTQMDVLRKNYGFEVWGKLDENYTITRFCTSWATKLEDIEALIKDVKLL
- the norA gene encoding multidrug efflux MFS transporter NorA is translated as MQNRNIMLAILLINLFIVFLGIGLVIPVTPTIMNELHISGSVVGYMVAFFALTQLILSPIAGRWVDRFGRKRMIIIGLIIFGISEFLFGIGKTIEVLFISRMLGGVSAAFIMPAVTAFIADITTVKGRSKAMGYMSAAISTGFIIGPGLGGFLGEIGTRLPFFFAAGFAVVTAIISITVLHEPERNSEKEEETGQNKGWKRIFVPIYLISFIIIFIFSFGLASFESLFSLFVDHKFGFSPKDIAIVVTGGGIVGAIFQVGLFDRLTKWLGEIRLIRYCLIISAILVFLVTIVNTYFTILLVTVTVFVGFDLMRPAVTTYLSKIAGDEQGFVGGMNSMFTSIGNVIGPIIGGILFDFNLNYPFYFATVLLAVGVGISFAWKRREYHTT